From Ptiloglossa arizonensis isolate GNS036 chromosome 10, iyPtiAriz1_principal, whole genome shotgun sequence, the proteins below share one genomic window:
- the LOC143151921 gene encoding uncharacterized protein LOC143151921 isoform X1 gives MFRFLLFITKIEWTSSESTIKNMSAVYPTLPKLAVRDSFDEEDLTDVDDEVFIRDGKNGGLKLDDDGGVKRPLMAPRKKYKKSYSFETYRFSNRTFYVPLCFGLMALVILLSLITLCIYIVNIIPMPMSILKTWLSHDFKNTSNVSNIVPCTSLATEILWTRSLPKLISESPLRSSDVNNDGVEDIIVGYSTGLDMLDTPEYICTLYFEGQIPCFGGVLALNGKTGDTLWMHWTAHAIFSVDCGLDITNDKIKDCIICGYGGILYAINGHDGSSIWELPIQELSTSEMWKLSNIYDAKFIADIDGDEIGDVIASHTIQSREIHSSEILIISGTNGNIIHSSILPKAEQLFLAPQKLIHPDGENIFVLVTSSQKQLGGLYIVPQVNLMYGNLKLRKLHHDTGKGTPLPPILVDITLDGIEDIIAAMINSTIIAYNGLTFEPIWNYTVANSEVISIPIPGYYNDDNIPDFMVKHHIGSDFPTYYYTVATIIDGKTGKFLLEKPIEDSLSRQMSGLSISVEGFGNDWFLHWSVDCLTYDEIKEKYPFIKNETPIPEPRADLCKLRLNSTLTTNLYALSQHVGPPGLSLYFFEDRYSRIESYANMPFVSERSTAIYKNQNREGNSERVHKDKPDIMNNVPDEIYEEYTMHKKLSPTDFQNDNTDNINNDHNWKSKNKWIQKNVRTNKNGGISYDSNSNINLEEEQSMDYSQTDEVREQRSNNDGKFINNFNTNFNNSVINVISNQSNIINGKSSFEQFHDYITNLNMKNSSLRKREIDFVQYNVTNTKESTEQTFMDVTQVYTHNFPNITQNKEEDASTEQIFQKKTLKNQNMKRNITGKSKILVKSTNKFKMELHKQKKKRDIKTENNRMYQMYGVQKLPPTGILLPSILESKGITSVDLIFSRLWLPPSEIPVIPVQEDLNCRKKILLERKLQYKQSDEIIKECLIERGISYKMHQEATERENLKISFGQMTIYRMKLECTCPEDMLPNQSCKNISSHQSWSEYLGPHGSGYFKPLHKENF, from the exons ATGTTTCGTTTTTTGTTATTCATAACCAAAATTGAATGGACATCTTCTGAAAGCAC GATAAAAAATATGTCTGCTGTGTATCCAACTTTGCCTAAGTTGGCTGTCCGAGATAGTTTTGATGAAGAAGATCTGACAGACGTTGATGATGAAGTGTTTATAAGAGATGGAAAAAATGGTGGTTTAAAATTAGATGATGATGGAGGAGTTAAACGGCCTCTAATGGCACCTCGTAAAAAGTATAAGAAATCTTATAGTTTTGAGACATATAGGTTTTCAAACAGAACTTTTTATGTACCTCTTTGCTTTGGGCTTATGGCATTGGTAATACTATTAAGCTTAATTACGTTATGTATAtacattgtaaatataattCCTATGCCAATGTCAATTCTGAAAACTTGGTTGTCACatgattttaaaaatacatcaaATGTATCCAATATAGTTCCATGCACATCACTTGCAACAGAGATTCTATGGACTAGATCATTACCAAAATTGATATCTGAATCTCCACTGAGAAGCAGTGATGTCAATAATGATGGAGTGGAGGATATAATTGTTGGATATAGTACAG GTTTGGATATGTTAGATACTCCAGAATATATCTGCACATTATACTTTGAAGGACAGATTCCATGTTTTGGTGGAGTTCTAGCTTTAAATGGTAAAACAGGAGATACTCTTTGGATGCACTGGACAGCTCATGCAATTTTTTCAGTCGATTGTGGTTTGGATATAACAAATGATAAAATTAAAGATTGTATTATATGTGGATATGGTGGCATACTTTATGCAATCAATGGTCATGATGGATCCAGCATCTGGGAATTACCAATTCAAGAACTGTCAACTTCAGAAATGTGGAAACTTTCTAATATTTATGATGCTAAATTTATTGCGGATATAGATGGAGATGAAATTGGAGATGTTATTGCATCACATACTATACAATCAAGAGAAATTCATTCAAGTGAAATTCTTATAATATCAGGAACAAATGGAAATATTATACACAGTTCAATTTTACCAAAAGCAGAACAATTATTCTTAGCACCTCAAAAATTAATCCATCCAGAtggggaaaatatttttgttcttgtAACTAGTAGTCAAAAACAATTAGGAGGATTATATATTGTTCCTCAGGTGAACTTAATGTATGGTAATTTG AAATTACGAAAACTACATCATGATACAGGAAAAGGTACTCCATTGCCTCCAATTTTGGTGGATATAACATTAGATGGAATCGAAGATATTATTGCTGCTATGATTAATTCTACAATAATAGCTTACAATGGATTAACATTTGAACCTATTTGGAATTATACAGTTGCTAATTCTGAAGTAATAAGTATACCTATCCCTGGTTATTATAATGATGATAATATTCCAGATTTTATGGTGAAACATCATATAGGCTCAGATTTTCCTACATATTATTACACAGTCGCGACAATTATAGATGGAAAGACTGGCAAGTTTTTGTTAGAAAAACCAATAGAAGATAGTTTAAGTAGACAAATGTCTGGTTTGTCAATTTCTGTTGAAGGTTTTGGAAATGATTGGTTTTTACATTGGTCAGTTGATTGTTTGACTTATGATgagattaaagaaaaatatccatTTATAAAAAACGAAACTCCTATACCTGAACCACGTGCTGATTTATGTAAACTAAGGCTTAACTCCACACTGACTACAAACTTATATGCTTTAAGTCAACATGTTGGTCCACCTGGTCTATCATTATATTTTTTTGAAGATCGATATTCCAGAATAGAATCATATGCAAATATGccatttgtatctgaaagatcgACTGCAATTTATAAAAATCAAAATAGAGAAGGCAACTCTGAACGAGTACATAAAGATAAACCTGATATTATGAATAATGTACCTGATGAAATATATGAAGAATATACAATGCATAAAAAGTTGTCTCCTACTGATTTTCAAAATGACAATACAGACAATATTAACAATGATCATAATTGGAAGAGTAAAAATAAATGGATTCAAAAAAAtgtacgaacaaataaaaatggTGGTATCTCATatgatagtaatagtaatattaaTCTGGAAGAAGAACAATCCATGGATTATTCACAAACAGATGAAGTACGAGAACAAAGAAGTAACAATGAtggtaaatttattaataactttaatacaaattttaataattctgtAATAAATGTGATCAGTAATCAGTCAAATATTATCAATGGAAAAAGCTCATTTGAGCAATTTCATGATTATATTACGAATCTTAATATGAAAAATAGTTCTTTAAGGAAGAGAGAAATAGATTTTGTGCAATATAATGTGACTAACACAAAGGAATCAACTGAACAGACTTTTATG GATGTTACACAAGTTTATACTCACAATTTTCCTAATATTAcacaaaataaagaagaagatgccagtacagaacaaatttttcaaaagaaaacaTTAAAGAACCAGAATATGAAAAGGAATATTACAGGAAAATCTAAAATTTTGGTCAAATcaacaaataaatttaaaatggaATTAcataaacaaaaaaagaagcgagatataaaaactgaaaataatcgaatgtaTCAGATGTATGGTGTACAGAAACTACCACCGACTGGGATATTGTTACCCTCTATTTTGGAATCAAAAGGCATAACTTCTGtagatttaatattttctagACTTTGGTTACCGCCTTCGGAAATACCTGTAATACCAGTTCAAGAAGATTTGAATtgtaggaaaaaaattcttttagaaAGAAAACTACAATATAAACAAAGTGATGAAATCATTAAAGAATGTTTAATTGAGCGTGGTATTAGTTATAAAATGCATCAGGAAGCAACAGaaagagaaaatttaaaaatttcttttggacAAATGACAATATATAGAATGAAATTAGAGTGTACATGTCCGGAAGACATGTTACCTAATCAAAgctgtaaaaatatttcctccCATCAGAGTTGGTCCGAATATCTAGGTCCACATGGAAGTGGATATTTCAAACCACTTCATAAGGAAAATTTTTGA
- the LOC143151921 gene encoding uncharacterized protein LOC143151921 isoform X2 translates to MSAVYPTLPKLAVRDSFDEEDLTDVDDEVFIRDGKNGGLKLDDDGGVKRPLMAPRKKYKKSYSFETYRFSNRTFYVPLCFGLMALVILLSLITLCIYIVNIIPMPMSILKTWLSHDFKNTSNVSNIVPCTSLATEILWTRSLPKLISESPLRSSDVNNDGVEDIIVGYSTGLDMLDTPEYICTLYFEGQIPCFGGVLALNGKTGDTLWMHWTAHAIFSVDCGLDITNDKIKDCIICGYGGILYAINGHDGSSIWELPIQELSTSEMWKLSNIYDAKFIADIDGDEIGDVIASHTIQSREIHSSEILIISGTNGNIIHSSILPKAEQLFLAPQKLIHPDGENIFVLVTSSQKQLGGLYIVPQVNLMYGNLKLRKLHHDTGKGTPLPPILVDITLDGIEDIIAAMINSTIIAYNGLTFEPIWNYTVANSEVISIPIPGYYNDDNIPDFMVKHHIGSDFPTYYYTVATIIDGKTGKFLLEKPIEDSLSRQMSGLSISVEGFGNDWFLHWSVDCLTYDEIKEKYPFIKNETPIPEPRADLCKLRLNSTLTTNLYALSQHVGPPGLSLYFFEDRYSRIESYANMPFVSERSTAIYKNQNREGNSERVHKDKPDIMNNVPDEIYEEYTMHKKLSPTDFQNDNTDNINNDHNWKSKNKWIQKNVRTNKNGGISYDSNSNINLEEEQSMDYSQTDEVREQRSNNDGKFINNFNTNFNNSVINVISNQSNIINGKSSFEQFHDYITNLNMKNSSLRKREIDFVQYNVTNTKESTEQTFMDVTQVYTHNFPNITQNKEEDASTEQIFQKKTLKNQNMKRNITGKSKILVKSTNKFKMELHKQKKKRDIKTENNRMYQMYGVQKLPPTGILLPSILESKGITSVDLIFSRLWLPPSEIPVIPVQEDLNCRKKILLERKLQYKQSDEIIKECLIERGISYKMHQEATERENLKISFGQMTIYRMKLECTCPEDMLPNQSCKNISSHQSWSEYLGPHGSGYFKPLHKENF, encoded by the exons ATGTCTGCTGTGTATCCAACTTTGCCTAAGTTGGCTGTCCGAGATAGTTTTGATGAAGAAGATCTGACAGACGTTGATGATGAAGTGTTTATAAGAGATGGAAAAAATGGTGGTTTAAAATTAGATGATGATGGAGGAGTTAAACGGCCTCTAATGGCACCTCGTAAAAAGTATAAGAAATCTTATAGTTTTGAGACATATAGGTTTTCAAACAGAACTTTTTATGTACCTCTTTGCTTTGGGCTTATGGCATTGGTAATACTATTAAGCTTAATTACGTTATGTATAtacattgtaaatataattCCTATGCCAATGTCAATTCTGAAAACTTGGTTGTCACatgattttaaaaatacatcaaATGTATCCAATATAGTTCCATGCACATCACTTGCAACAGAGATTCTATGGACTAGATCATTACCAAAATTGATATCTGAATCTCCACTGAGAAGCAGTGATGTCAATAATGATGGAGTGGAGGATATAATTGTTGGATATAGTACAG GTTTGGATATGTTAGATACTCCAGAATATATCTGCACATTATACTTTGAAGGACAGATTCCATGTTTTGGTGGAGTTCTAGCTTTAAATGGTAAAACAGGAGATACTCTTTGGATGCACTGGACAGCTCATGCAATTTTTTCAGTCGATTGTGGTTTGGATATAACAAATGATAAAATTAAAGATTGTATTATATGTGGATATGGTGGCATACTTTATGCAATCAATGGTCATGATGGATCCAGCATCTGGGAATTACCAATTCAAGAACTGTCAACTTCAGAAATGTGGAAACTTTCTAATATTTATGATGCTAAATTTATTGCGGATATAGATGGAGATGAAATTGGAGATGTTATTGCATCACATACTATACAATCAAGAGAAATTCATTCAAGTGAAATTCTTATAATATCAGGAACAAATGGAAATATTATACACAGTTCAATTTTACCAAAAGCAGAACAATTATTCTTAGCACCTCAAAAATTAATCCATCCAGAtggggaaaatatttttgttcttgtAACTAGTAGTCAAAAACAATTAGGAGGATTATATATTGTTCCTCAGGTGAACTTAATGTATGGTAATTTG AAATTACGAAAACTACATCATGATACAGGAAAAGGTACTCCATTGCCTCCAATTTTGGTGGATATAACATTAGATGGAATCGAAGATATTATTGCTGCTATGATTAATTCTACAATAATAGCTTACAATGGATTAACATTTGAACCTATTTGGAATTATACAGTTGCTAATTCTGAAGTAATAAGTATACCTATCCCTGGTTATTATAATGATGATAATATTCCAGATTTTATGGTGAAACATCATATAGGCTCAGATTTTCCTACATATTATTACACAGTCGCGACAATTATAGATGGAAAGACTGGCAAGTTTTTGTTAGAAAAACCAATAGAAGATAGTTTAAGTAGACAAATGTCTGGTTTGTCAATTTCTGTTGAAGGTTTTGGAAATGATTGGTTTTTACATTGGTCAGTTGATTGTTTGACTTATGATgagattaaagaaaaatatccatTTATAAAAAACGAAACTCCTATACCTGAACCACGTGCTGATTTATGTAAACTAAGGCTTAACTCCACACTGACTACAAACTTATATGCTTTAAGTCAACATGTTGGTCCACCTGGTCTATCATTATATTTTTTTGAAGATCGATATTCCAGAATAGAATCATATGCAAATATGccatttgtatctgaaagatcgACTGCAATTTATAAAAATCAAAATAGAGAAGGCAACTCTGAACGAGTACATAAAGATAAACCTGATATTATGAATAATGTACCTGATGAAATATATGAAGAATATACAATGCATAAAAAGTTGTCTCCTACTGATTTTCAAAATGACAATACAGACAATATTAACAATGATCATAATTGGAAGAGTAAAAATAAATGGATTCAAAAAAAtgtacgaacaaataaaaatggTGGTATCTCATatgatagtaatagtaatattaaTCTGGAAGAAGAACAATCCATGGATTATTCACAAACAGATGAAGTACGAGAACAAAGAAGTAACAATGAtggtaaatttattaataactttaatacaaattttaataattctgtAATAAATGTGATCAGTAATCAGTCAAATATTATCAATGGAAAAAGCTCATTTGAGCAATTTCATGATTATATTACGAATCTTAATATGAAAAATAGTTCTTTAAGGAAGAGAGAAATAGATTTTGTGCAATATAATGTGACTAACACAAAGGAATCAACTGAACAGACTTTTATG GATGTTACACAAGTTTATACTCACAATTTTCCTAATATTAcacaaaataaagaagaagatgccagtacagaacaaatttttcaaaagaaaacaTTAAAGAACCAGAATATGAAAAGGAATATTACAGGAAAATCTAAAATTTTGGTCAAATcaacaaataaatttaaaatggaATTAcataaacaaaaaaagaagcgagatataaaaactgaaaataatcgaatgtaTCAGATGTATGGTGTACAGAAACTACCACCGACTGGGATATTGTTACCCTCTATTTTGGAATCAAAAGGCATAACTTCTGtagatttaatattttctagACTTTGGTTACCGCCTTCGGAAATACCTGTAATACCAGTTCAAGAAGATTTGAATtgtaggaaaaaaattcttttagaaAGAAAACTACAATATAAACAAAGTGATGAAATCATTAAAGAATGTTTAATTGAGCGTGGTATTAGTTATAAAATGCATCAGGAAGCAACAGaaagagaaaatttaaaaatttcttttggacAAATGACAATATATAGAATGAAATTAGAGTGTACATGTCCGGAAGACATGTTACCTAATCAAAgctgtaaaaatatttcctccCATCAGAGTTGGTCCGAATATCTAGGTCCACATGGAAGTGGATATTTCAAACCACTTCATAAGGAAAATTTTTGA
- the LOC143151921 gene encoding uncharacterized protein LOC143151921 isoform X3 yields the protein MLDTPEYICTLYFEGQIPCFGGVLALNGKTGDTLWMHWTAHAIFSVDCGLDITNDKIKDCIICGYGGILYAINGHDGSSIWELPIQELSTSEMWKLSNIYDAKFIADIDGDEIGDVIASHTIQSREIHSSEILIISGTNGNIIHSSILPKAEQLFLAPQKLIHPDGENIFVLVTSSQKQLGGLYIVPQVNLMYGNLKLRKLHHDTGKGTPLPPILVDITLDGIEDIIAAMINSTIIAYNGLTFEPIWNYTVANSEVISIPIPGYYNDDNIPDFMVKHHIGSDFPTYYYTVATIIDGKTGKFLLEKPIEDSLSRQMSGLSISVEGFGNDWFLHWSVDCLTYDEIKEKYPFIKNETPIPEPRADLCKLRLNSTLTTNLYALSQHVGPPGLSLYFFEDRYSRIESYANMPFVSERSTAIYKNQNREGNSERVHKDKPDIMNNVPDEIYEEYTMHKKLSPTDFQNDNTDNINNDHNWKSKNKWIQKNVRTNKNGGISYDSNSNINLEEEQSMDYSQTDEVREQRSNNDGKFINNFNTNFNNSVINVISNQSNIINGKSSFEQFHDYITNLNMKNSSLRKREIDFVQYNVTNTKESTEQTFMDVTQVYTHNFPNITQNKEEDASTEQIFQKKTLKNQNMKRNITGKSKILVKSTNKFKMELHKQKKKRDIKTENNRMYQMYGVQKLPPTGILLPSILESKGITSVDLIFSRLWLPPSEIPVIPVQEDLNCRKKILLERKLQYKQSDEIIKECLIERGISYKMHQEATERENLKISFGQMTIYRMKLECTCPEDMLPNQSCKNISSHQSWSEYLGPHGSGYFKPLHKENF from the exons ATGTTAGATACTCCAGAATATATCTGCACATTATACTTTGAAGGACAGATTCCATGTTTTGGTGGAGTTCTAGCTTTAAATGGTAAAACAGGAGATACTCTTTGGATGCACTGGACAGCTCATGCAATTTTTTCAGTCGATTGTGGTTTGGATATAACAAATGATAAAATTAAAGATTGTATTATATGTGGATATGGTGGCATACTTTATGCAATCAATGGTCATGATGGATCCAGCATCTGGGAATTACCAATTCAAGAACTGTCAACTTCAGAAATGTGGAAACTTTCTAATATTTATGATGCTAAATTTATTGCGGATATAGATGGAGATGAAATTGGAGATGTTATTGCATCACATACTATACAATCAAGAGAAATTCATTCAAGTGAAATTCTTATAATATCAGGAACAAATGGAAATATTATACACAGTTCAATTTTACCAAAAGCAGAACAATTATTCTTAGCACCTCAAAAATTAATCCATCCAGAtggggaaaatatttttgttcttgtAACTAGTAGTCAAAAACAATTAGGAGGATTATATATTGTTCCTCAGGTGAACTTAATGTATGGTAATTTG AAATTACGAAAACTACATCATGATACAGGAAAAGGTACTCCATTGCCTCCAATTTTGGTGGATATAACATTAGATGGAATCGAAGATATTATTGCTGCTATGATTAATTCTACAATAATAGCTTACAATGGATTAACATTTGAACCTATTTGGAATTATACAGTTGCTAATTCTGAAGTAATAAGTATACCTATCCCTGGTTATTATAATGATGATAATATTCCAGATTTTATGGTGAAACATCATATAGGCTCAGATTTTCCTACATATTATTACACAGTCGCGACAATTATAGATGGAAAGACTGGCAAGTTTTTGTTAGAAAAACCAATAGAAGATAGTTTAAGTAGACAAATGTCTGGTTTGTCAATTTCTGTTGAAGGTTTTGGAAATGATTGGTTTTTACATTGGTCAGTTGATTGTTTGACTTATGATgagattaaagaaaaatatccatTTATAAAAAACGAAACTCCTATACCTGAACCACGTGCTGATTTATGTAAACTAAGGCTTAACTCCACACTGACTACAAACTTATATGCTTTAAGTCAACATGTTGGTCCACCTGGTCTATCATTATATTTTTTTGAAGATCGATATTCCAGAATAGAATCATATGCAAATATGccatttgtatctgaaagatcgACTGCAATTTATAAAAATCAAAATAGAGAAGGCAACTCTGAACGAGTACATAAAGATAAACCTGATATTATGAATAATGTACCTGATGAAATATATGAAGAATATACAATGCATAAAAAGTTGTCTCCTACTGATTTTCAAAATGACAATACAGACAATATTAACAATGATCATAATTGGAAGAGTAAAAATAAATGGATTCAAAAAAAtgtacgaacaaataaaaatggTGGTATCTCATatgatagtaatagtaatattaaTCTGGAAGAAGAACAATCCATGGATTATTCACAAACAGATGAAGTACGAGAACAAAGAAGTAACAATGAtggtaaatttattaataactttaatacaaattttaataattctgtAATAAATGTGATCAGTAATCAGTCAAATATTATCAATGGAAAAAGCTCATTTGAGCAATTTCATGATTATATTACGAATCTTAATATGAAAAATAGTTCTTTAAGGAAGAGAGAAATAGATTTTGTGCAATATAATGTGACTAACACAAAGGAATCAACTGAACAGACTTTTATG GATGTTACACAAGTTTATACTCACAATTTTCCTAATATTAcacaaaataaagaagaagatgccagtacagaacaaatttttcaaaagaaaacaTTAAAGAACCAGAATATGAAAAGGAATATTACAGGAAAATCTAAAATTTTGGTCAAATcaacaaataaatttaaaatggaATTAcataaacaaaaaaagaagcgagatataaaaactgaaaataatcgaatgtaTCAGATGTATGGTGTACAGAAACTACCACCGACTGGGATATTGTTACCCTCTATTTTGGAATCAAAAGGCATAACTTCTGtagatttaatattttctagACTTTGGTTACCGCCTTCGGAAATACCTGTAATACCAGTTCAAGAAGATTTGAATtgtaggaaaaaaattcttttagaaAGAAAACTACAATATAAACAAAGTGATGAAATCATTAAAGAATGTTTAATTGAGCGTGGTATTAGTTATAAAATGCATCAGGAAGCAACAGaaagagaaaatttaaaaatttcttttggacAAATGACAATATATAGAATGAAATTAGAGTGTACATGTCCGGAAGACATGTTACCTAATCAAAgctgtaaaaatatttcctccCATCAGAGTTGGTCCGAATATCTAGGTCCACATGGAAGTGGATATTTCAAACCACTTCATAAGGAAAATTTTTGA
- the LOC143152066 gene encoding cilia- and flagella-associated protein 91 — MAGHHRSEIMSSNNYKYLRRPIIPFLIPKKQNVDIPEHFKHNILNNVIRNAQQQCYALSSKIEPYINVGTQTDYRDSESQTIPWEPPYRIKTGHNPEILTIAHLTWNHGLPAGLDEIQIINRMRIKRAWEMALPPVDTLANIKMRTAILTALEVDEWAFRESEIQNIIDYRLELMDEISKSRECEKQKKVQNCFDRLKNVLSKRRDKEINIIKHNLRRELRKLHKKYLQKQQPIKRNIIKKHADLASEIYAPQMRYGEHPQRRHEVIRKKLLRESYIENVNKINTLPSWLPTYEELRAIKLKAKPADLCIRETRWTEEKLKQLYIDLRTIRLNVEQVETSMLLKRKYKLPSLPSTPYHMHKDNAEKTQIDQLTTFIQKIVRGRALQCMMFEGRNRCRELIEELQSSHALEEQSKKLRQKEKEHMINLQHLQNEKSVQEDRLCEVLNSLEGMTLSGMLDFLSKELIRLEDERRIHAFALLAERERAMKEAAEAGRLQLEYSRRREFDEMFRQIIKVHQESVETYLEDIIKDGIEWVSDEAAKEYILDFCDKVDNISKYAQDNSTKIGEEELVANMIYNFVLPEVEKSTIRKSIREKQQSYLQNAHAVIYDKILNLPAIESIGLSDEMCENTSDESNLTKILKVEKISEACSTVHSIEEKLESFDTIALRDVESIVENIISNAVSDFH; from the exons ATGGCTGGGCATCATAGATCTGAAATTATGTcttctaataattataaatatttgcgGCGACCAATTATACCATTTTTAATACCAAAGAAACAAAATGTAGACATTCCTGAACACTTTAAGCATAATATcctaaataatgtaataagGAATGCGCAACAACAATGTTATGCACTTTCATCGAAAATAGAACCATATATAAATGTGGGAACTCAAACAGATTATCGTGATAGTGAATCACAAACTATACCATGGGAACCACCATATAGGATTAAGACAG gaCATAATCCTGAAATATTAACAATAGCACATTTAACTTGGAATCACGGTCTACCAGCTGGACTTGATgaaatacaaattattaataGAATGAGAATAAAAAGGGCATGGGAAATGGCTCTTCCTCCTGTAGATACATTAGCTAATATAAAAATGCGAACAGCTATATTAACAGCATTGGAAGTAGATGAATGGGCATTTAGAGAATCA GAGATTCAAAACATAATAGATTATAGACTTGAACTGATGGATGAAATATCAAAATCTCGTGAATGTGAAAAACAGAAGAAAGTACAAAATTGTTTTGAtagattgaaaaatgttttatcCAAACGTAGagacaaagaaataaatattattaaacataATCTTAGAAGAGAATTAAGAAAGCTTCATAAGAAATATCTTCAAAAGCAACAACCTATTAAacgtaatattattaaaaaacatGCTGATCTAGCATCTGAAATATATGCACCACAAATGCGTTATGGAGAACATCCGCAAAGAAGACATGAAGTAATACGAAAAAAATTACTGAGAGAAAGCTACATTGAAA acgtaaataaaataaatacactacCAAGTTGGCTTCCAACATATGAAGAACTGAGAGCAATTAAACTGAAGGCTAAACCAGCTGATCTTTGTATTAGAGAAACAAGATGGACAGAAGAAAAACTAAAACAGTTATATATTGATTTAAGGACAATTAGATTAAATGTTGAGCAAGTAGAAACATCAATGTTATTAAAACGCAAATACAAACTACCATCTTTACCTTCTACACCATATCATATGCATAAAGACAATGCAGAAAAGACCCAGATAGATCAATTAACTacttttattcaaaaaatagTTAGAGGAAGAGCTCTTCAATGCATG ATGTTTGAAGGTCGTAATAGATGCAGAGAGTTAATCGAAGAATTGCAATCATCTCACGCACTAGAAGAACAAAGTAAAAAGCTGcgtcaaaaagaaaaagaacacatgATAAATTTACAAcatttacaaaatgaaaaatcggTACAAGAAGATCGTTTGTGTGAAGTTCTTAATTCTTTAGAAGGAATGACCCTTTCAGGAATGTTGGATTTTCTTAGTAAA GAATTGATAAGGTTAGAAGATGAACGTAGAATACATGCTTTTGCATTATTAGCTGAAAGAGAGAGAGCTATGAAAGAAGCAGCTGAAGCTGGAAGGCTTCAATTGGAGTACAGTCGTCGTCGAGAATTTGATGAAATGTTTAGGCAAATTATAAAAGTTCATCAAGAATCTGTGGAAACCTATTTAGAAGATATTATAAAAGATGGCATTGAATGGGTATCAGATGAAGCAGCTAAAGAATATATTTTAGATTTTTGCGATAAAGTGGACAATATATCAAAATATGCCCAAGACAA ttcCACAAAAATAGGAGAAGAAGAACTGGTAGCCAACATGATTTATAATTTCGTATTACCTGAAGTGGAGAAAAGCACTATACGGAAAAGTATAAGAGAAAAGCAACAAAGTTATCTGCAAAATGCGCATGCAGTAATTTAtgacaaaatattaaatttaccaGCTATTGAAAGTATAGGTTTATCAGATGAGATGTGTGAAAATACAAGTGATGAATCgaatttaacgaaaatattaaaagttgaaaaaatt TCCGAAGCTTGTTCCACAGTACATAGCATAGAAGAAAAATTGGAGTCTTTTGATACAATTGCTTTGAGGGATGTAGAATcaattgtagaaaatattatatcaAATGCTGTTTCa gaTTTCCATTAA